CTGAATTTTTCTTCAAATAATAAAATACAAATCATTTATAAACGTAAAAACAAAAATATAGTAACATCATTTAAAAACTCGAATAATTTCATCTTTTGCAGAATATATTAAATCTTTTTCAATAATATTATTTTTATTTTTTATTTTAATTCCATAATCCCTTTCTTTTATCTCTCCAATTAAATAAGAATTAATCCCTTCTTTTGCTAAAAGGCTAATTATTTTACCCGATTCACTTTTAGAGGTCACAATCAATAAAGTTCCTGAAGTTAAAACATTTAAGGGATTTAAATTAAATTCATTACAAAGTTTTTGTGCTTCTTCCAATAAATAAATTTTATCTTTCTCAACTAATAATCCAGACTGGGAAGCCTGTGCAATTTCATAAAGCCCCGCAGACAATCCTCCCTCAGTCGGGTCATGCATGGCATGTACTTCGAATTGATTTGCTAATAAAGCTTCTTTTAAAACCGACAATCCCGGTTTATAAATAAAGTTTTGACACTTTTTTATAAATCCTTCTGAATATCCTTTATCCCTTAATTCCTCTTGCTTCTCCCTGGCAATAATTGCGGTTCCTTCAATAACAATACCTTTTGTGAGGATAATTACATCCCCAGGCCTGGCACCTGAAGTTGAAACAAGTTTATTCTTCTCCACTTCGCCTAACATACAGCCAACTACAATCGGACGATCGAGATTATAACTAATTTCGGTGTGACCGCCAATAACTGCTATATTTAATTGATTACAGGCATTATATATCTGGGAAAAAATATTTTCAACAAGTTCTTCAGTAGTTTTGTTCTCCGGCAGGAGAATAGTAGCCTGAAACCATTTAGGAACTGCTCCCCTTGTGGCAATATCATTGGCATTAACCTGAACAGCATACCAACCTATTTCCTGTGTTGCAAAAGTTATAGGATCGGTTTTGGCAACCAGATACCTGTCCGGATATTCTATAACAGCAGCGTCTTCTCCAAGTTTAGGTCCAATAATCACACGTGAATCAGGCTTGCTTTGATAATTTTCAAGCAATTTTTCGAGAAATGAAAATTCTAATTTACCCAGAGGTAATTTATTTTTCATATTTTCTCCACGAACTAAAATATTTTCCTTCATCAATAACTTGAACCTGGTGATTGGTTAACCAAAGCATTTGCACTGCTTCCGGACCATAAAGGCCATTAATTTCTAAAAATCCATCAGGCAAACGATAAAGAATAAGAAGAAGCATCAGCTTCTGTTTTCTGCTTATTAAATTCCAGTCAAATCGCAAAGGGACAACCTCTGCTGATATAAACTGCCCCCTTTTCAGCTCTTCATTCTTTTTAATACCATATTCTCCAATCAATATAATACCTTTATCACTTTGGTCTTTTAAAAATATTATACCGTTTATAATTTCCCTGTTATCTGTTTTATGCTGAGCCTGGAGAAAGGAAGCCTGTATTT
This portion of the Atribacterota bacterium genome encodes:
- a CDS encoding AIR synthase family protein; the encoded protein is MKNKLPLGKLEFSFLEKLLENYQSKPDSRVIIGPKLGEDAAVIEYPDRYLVAKTDPITFATQEIGWYAVQVNANDIATRGAVPKWFQATILLPENKTTEELVENIFSQIYNACNQLNIAVIGGHTEISYNLDRPIVVGCMLGEVEKNKLVSTSGARPGDVIILTKGIVIEGTAIIAREKQEELRDKGYSEGFIKKCQNFIYKPGLSVLKEALLANQFEVHAMHDPTEGGLSAGLYEIAQASQSGLLVEKDKIYLLEEAQKLCNEFNLNPLNVLTSGTLLIVTSKSESGKIISLLAKEGINSYLIGEIKERDYGIKIKNKNNIIEKDLIYSAKDEIIRVFK